The window TCGCCAATTGCTCCCCAGAATTGCTTTTTGTCCTACAATAATTAAACGTGTACACGTGTGCACTTTCACCCGTTATTTACAACTAATAACGGAAGCATGTACGTAACGTAAGTTCATAGACTACTTCCTCTGGCattcttcctcctcttgcgaATTCTAATAACAGCACGGGATAtctaaaacaatccctcttgacATAAACATTAATTTTAGGGGATAATATATCGTAACTtggcaataaataaaataataaattgacgataGCAAATTTTTCAAACCTCTGACAATTTTAAACAGATAGAAATCGTTCTTATATTTTGTTCCTTTTAGAAAGTATCAAATGTTTCAAATAGATTCAACGTATCACTTCCGTTGAAGCTTCTATTATAGATTCCGTCAGAACTGCAAAACATACAGATGCTAATCATTGCTTTGTTTTATTCAACGTAGATAAATCATTTGATCATATCGAACAGTGAAAGTGATATTTAAACATTTGAATGGAGATAGAAATCTTCGAGGCTTTCACGACCTGGATATACAATCGATACCAAAAGGACAAGGACTGCACCCGGAAGCTTCTATAAATAACAATGCAGAGTAGGAAAGTTATCGATATAATTAAAAGTTATATGATAATTTCATGATACTAGATATCAAAATACTAATAAAATTCCAAACCATCAAAATTCATGGTTATTGCATAATGTCAAGGTGATTTTCAACAAGCACAATGACAGTTCATTATAATTTGACAAACATGATGACAGCCTGATTGTCAGTGTATTATGCAGAAATTATGTGATGCAGTTTATTCCCAAGGTTTGGAAGCCTGGGACAAATGCAAAAATTGTTCGTGAAACCACAATGAACTAGAGACTCTTTCGTGATGTCGTTTCGTAATAAACCGCGCATCTCTCTATTCTTTAAGTTTTCTATACTCAGCTTTTGACAGAATCTTCGATCTTCTTTCGATGAAAAATCTGTGTGAAaagattttcaatttataaGCATAATTTACAATATTCCAGGCtcattgaaaatataaataataaagttatttaaaattcaaatatgaTGCAAGTGTCTtctagaatttcttaatatactTTACTTTACCTCattctttttaataaactatgaaCATAAAAGATATAACTCTAGCGCTATAAATAGCGCCAACTTATTCTATTTGCAAAATAATATGTGATACTAAAGATGGCACTACTCTTCCAACATTGATCAAGTTAAATTTTAAAATGGcgataattatttcaatttcactCTATATCATCTTCGGCATCATTTACTTCGGTGCACTTCGGTTATCTTCGGTATATCTCTTACCGCCAAACATGATACCTATATCAAGAGAATATATCCAAAAAATATGCACAATACAAGACAAATAGCAGCATTgtgaaagaagaagaggaatcAAATGATGTTTATGAATTTAAGAGAGGAAGCAAGTGCGATGGAATCAAACGCAACTCATTATTTCATAGTCTGATCATGTGTTCTACGATCAATGAATCACATTGTTTGAAATTTTTGACAATACAATTGCATACAATAatgtgtataataaaataatgtttcTTTGTAATAATTTCTGTCATATTCGATCACCTTTTTCTATATAAACACTGACTATGTCTGTACCTCATCCCTGTCACTAGTTTACTACGACGAATATCCAATGTCACGTCTATTATGTATCTTGTGTCTGAATTCATGTAGTATGAATGTACATACATTTTACACACGGAATGTTATATGTACTGAAATGATAAGGTCGCGTGTAACACGAAAATGGTAATGGGACTCATATGGTAAATCATACTTTCATAAACTAATTTCATAAGTTCTTCGCCAGATGGCAGATAGTAAGACGCAATAGTTTACGATGTATCGATTGTCGATGTTCATTTCAATGTCTTTGTCGAAAAGGAACGAATTGCGCAAATTATCAGTAATTTTAATCACTATACATATTTAATCCTTCAAAGCATGAATCGTTTATCTGAATTCTCCGTGGCCGTGCGGTGAACTCATCGATTAATCGTGTAATTCGTGACGCGAAACCGCTCCCGTTTGACATTACACTCGAGATGATTCGATAGTATCGAGGTTTTTTGGCAGGTCGAAAGAAAGATGTCCCTCGATGGTAGATTAGAATGTTATTAGTCATTCGGTGTCGTGTTTGTAAGTAAATATCAGCTGGATGCGTAGAGAAGAACGTAACGTAATTCCGTGACAGCGCGTAACGGACGTAACTGTCGAACATAGATCGATTAAAGAAACCACGTCGAAAATGGGCCTTTTCCAGAATTCCTCGCCTTTCGACGCTGACGTTGGTGAGTGGCAGACTTCTCCCTAGCCTTAATTCACTTATAACACGATTGTTCCTGCATCAGGCTACTTTAACCCCAGGAAACAAATTTTGAATCCTATGACAGCTCGTATCTATTGTTTCTCTGTGCATACGTTGCATCtggtttttcatttttttttttttttttatgcaaCGTCAAAATTCCACGTTTGATGGATGCATTAAGCGGTTGTTGACATTTGACCTCTAATTAAGACATCAGATTTTGCGAATTACTTCAGCCTCGCTTTTGTATCGCCTCGACCGATTACTCCCGTCACGTCTACGAAAATGCTCGTTCATTCTGATAAAAGCATAAATCGCGTAGAGAAATATTCGAGACGTTCAAATCGTAGGAATTTCCAGAATGCTAACTGTTCTTTTTGGAATTCATATACGGACAGAGCCAGATTTCTCTTTAATTTGCAACGCGAAACGAGCCTGATACGAGCTCACaccttttattatttattcaattTGTTAGGAAGTTGTGTTtggtataaacatatatatgagATTGGTACTCCATGATGTTCATATGTTTCAGGAAATCATTGAACAAAAAGAATagttatcatatatatatatattgcctAATTTAAATATTCAGTAGTACTTTTTATTAGGAAATTTGTGATTGGAATGGAATAAAGCAAATTGATATTACTATTTCCTTTATCATATCTTATGCCAatcttataatttttttataatagaAAAGGCAACCAGTGAGAAGAATATGTCTATAGAATGGGGAAGTATGTTGGATATTTGTGATAAAGTAGGAACTTCTACCCAAAATGCAAAGGAATGTTTACGGTCCATTGTTAAAAGACTATATTCTCCAGATCCACACATCGTTATGCAAGCATTAACAGTCAGTATATCCTTCAAAATGTAACTTTAAACCATTGTGTAACCGATACTCATTGAATGTGGATTTAGTTGTTAGATGTGTGTGTCATCAATTGTGGAAAAACATTTCATCTGGAAATTGCATCAAGAGAATTTGAAAATGACCTGAGGAAGCTTGTTAATCATTCTGAACCAAAGATTGCTGAAAAAATGAAGGTACTTTTAAAGAAATGGGCTGAAAATGATTTCAAAACTGATCCCCAGTTAAATTTAATTCCAAGTTTATACAATAAACTTAAAAATGAAGGATATGACTTTACTTCTACATCAGATACGGTAAGTTTCCTTCCATCTGAATTCACATATAAGATTCTTATTTATTGCGAAACATATATGGTTGAATGTAGTCTTTTATTTAAATACTAATAAGATAAGACTATCATTTATTGACGTTCTGTTGTGTTTTTCCTGCAATCATTCATCAAGAGAATAATTATTCCATTGAACCACATggaattatttgtataaatTGATAGACTATTTCATATGCATCAAATAACTTTAACCATAAATAATTGTTGTATTCAGTatatccatttttttttttttttttttttttttttttttttagcctAAACGTATAAGTGTATTAAGTAAAGATCCAAATGTAGTAACAAATTCACAAGAAGAGGAAGACATTGCAAAAGGTACCttcaaatttttaaagaatatttaatgTCATTTCTCCTAGAactgtaaaattaaattaattactttcCATTCTAGCCAtagaactttctcttaaggaaAGTAAAGCTCATAGTCAAGCATCCTCTTCACATAGCTCACCAGCATCTAATAAATATACTAGTTTATACCCTAATGTAAGTTCTGCACTTGGTGCCTCCAGCAATTCCGAAGGCAGGAAAGTCCGTGCTCTGTATGATTTTGAGGCAGCAGAAGATAATGAATTAACATTTTTTGCAGGAGAAATAAGTATGATTTGTGTTCTTTTAAAATTTAGTCTCAAacagttatatttttattacagcTAAAAAATATgtgattataataaatttatcgtGTAATGATGAAATTATTGTTATAaactgaattttagttaacaTATTGGATGATTCTGATCCAAACTGGTGGAAAGGCAGTAACCAAAATGGAGAAGGATTATTTCCCTCTAACTTTGTTACTGCAGATTTGTCTATGGAGCCTGAACAGTTTACAagtaagatataaaatattaaattattcatgTGTTAGTTAAAAATGAGTACTATATATAAATTCACATATAGAATTAGAACACAGTAACAAAAAAATGGTTCAGTTTGCTGAAGAGGTAGAAGTAAAAACAGTAAAGAGAGAACCAGAAGTGGTTGAAGTTGAAAtagatgaaagaaaaatggacaGACTGTTACATTTATTACATGAAGCTGATCCTCAATGTGATAATTCGGATCCGCAAGAAATGATTGATTTGGAAGGTACTGTATTTGTATCATATATTGTACTATAGGatttatttattcagaaatattagaaattgggatttccaatgatttctatcctatatgataagtttattgatagatggatttatttacaatggattaaacaggaaacaatggttatttaacgtgaactaaatatAGTAATGTGTTATAACTAAGATAACTAAATGGATAATTCACAACTCACAACTGTTAATTAACAACTCATAACAAATTGGCAACTCTCTCTCGACTCAACTCTTGACTCCTCACAACTCGACTCTCAGTTAACGACTACcgattaattcgtctttctccttTAAGCATCCCTTTATCTTTCCACATACCCTCACCACGTACGTGTTCTATAACCAACCGCGATCATGATCACGTACGTCTTCTTCCGCGTAACTATTCGACTGAAGGACTGATGACACATTGATGGGCCGCTTGACTCATTAAAGTTTCCCAACTCTTTCGGCCTGTCGGCACTTAGGCTTTCTCGCAACATTTATAGTTCACCTGATATTTCTTGGGCAatctgtccacgatactacaatacattattttgtatcattACTTATATTAACtattaattttataacaattttagaACAAGTTACTGCTATGGGACCGTTGATAGATGCAGCTTTAGAAAAAGTAGACAGGAGGCATGCACAGCTAACTCAGTTAAGTTCTGATCTGGTGGATGCTCTTAATTTGTATCATACATTGATGCGAGAACCACCACCTCCTACACCATCAAATTATACCCTACCTAAGATGCCACCTCACATAAACCCTTACCAGTTTCAAAATCAGGGACCACCACCTCCACATGTaagaatttaatatatatttaaatttcttttcaatAAATGATATTCTTATTTAAGTTAAAATGAAATGTTTGAATTTCTTAGATATTTAATGGAGTACCTCCACCTCATCAAACTTCCTTTCCTGTTGGAGGTGGTCCACCTGGGCCATATAATGCGACTATGCCACCTAATGAATATATGGGTCCTGCAAGCATGCCAAACATGACATTACCACAACATTTTCACGTGCAACCAGCAGGTTCGCATCAGCACCAACCAGGAGGACATCCTCATGGACCACCTGTGCCAGAGCAAAGCAATGTACCTTATTCACATCAAGGGTATGTGTTGATATACACATGATATAAGTTTTTTTGATAATTCcgcttataatatatttattcggaggtaatatgtacatatatgagTACATGTAAATAGTTTAATAATATAGGTCTTTAATAGCTTTATAAAGAAGAGATTAATATGATATTTAATCCCTTTTGTGATTAAAAATTACTTCTTTCTATTAGTATAATATGAAAAAGTCACATTGATTTATGATTGTTATAAACCGGTCATTTAAGGGATTAATGAAAATATACGTTAAAAAGGAAAAGTTGACAAAGAAGTATTTAATGATATACAACAGATATCCACCTCAAACTGGTACTATGCCAGGACCATATGGTCCACCAGGACCAACAGGACATCCGGTAAGCCAACAACCTCAATATGCTCCACCAAATGGGCAACACATGATGTAAAGGGATGCTACATGTTTCAAATTCACCCTGTACTGTAACTCAAGCTATACAATATcactatattataattatttaaataaacatacCCGAAGTAGCCAAAGATACTGGGTTTTTGATGGAAGTTTTGCATTCGAAACTTACCGTGTAAGCTTATTACAGGCACATACAcgacaaaataattaaaaaatgcattAAGCGAAATgcgaattattttattaacgtTTGATTACCGTTATGGTATATATTCTTCTTAAAAAGCGTTTGTATCAGTCATTGATTCAATTTCAATTAACACATTCCTTTGATTCGTTAGCGACCGCTATTTCGTTTCGCATTTcaactgtaacgttatattcaaaGTGTTATATTCAAAGTGTTGAAGTGAAAAATAATACACGGAAAAAgtcagaaaaaaagaaaaaaatactgAAATATAAAATCAACGATTTATAAATATTGATATATTGTTTTTAATCATATGTCGAAATTATATCGcgtaacaattttattatacttatttataatatgttgtataaagtttatcgtatatttgtaataagttCTGAAGAAAACTGTACCGCCGTTTGACGTATAATTACGCTAGTACACAAAAACTGTACACGACAAAATGGTGGAGACTGTAATCGAAAGAACTACCGTATTTTATAGTTTTTTACTATCATTCGTTATTAACAACTATAAAAGGTCCTTGAAATACGATTGTTAAGATATGAAAATTCTTTTCttagataaaaaaagaaatacagaaagaaaaagaaagaggtaAAAGATCATAGTAGCTTTGAAAGAAGCAACTCGAATTAAATATTGTCGAGGTACATATAAATTTAAGAACAATTATCACGACAAGACGTTTGAACTTGGTCTAGTCTGTCCACTGtgtataataaaacatatttcctATTAATTGCTTATCGAGAAATCTGCGAGAAACTTTTTATGAATTGTTAATGCATAATACTCGCATATAGTTGCGTTCATACCGTCGTAAAAGCGGCCCTGTCTGTGTTAAAGTAAAAaacgaaaaatgagaaaaacacATGGAAAAAGACGGCTGTATTCTTTTAAACTTACATTAAAATAGGATTTAAAGGTTTAAAATTAGAATAATGCGATTCTCAAGGATTTCTTTAATAGGCctttatttttaagatatttgtAAGTGAAGTTTATATTTCGAAGTTAAAACATGATATTAGTACCAATTTATAGGCCAAGAGAAAGTTTTAGTAGGTCAGTGAGTGAATCACTGTTAGACTGTAATTTCAGATTTGTTGAAGTACAAAAATGAGCAAGGAAAGTAATAAACCCAATagattatgaaaattacttTTTGCATATATGAAACATACAATAAAAAAGATACTTCATTCATATGAATTTCTTACATTACATTAAGTCTAATAGTAAAATGTATATAATCCTGTATTTGAAATTTGTATACTAATTATCACTCTTATTTGACTTGAAATAgcttatatttcttatgaactaattaaaatagttaaattaaagtgtttctttttttttatatatatattatactttcAATTTAACTTCTCTTTATATAAGTTACTTTGTTATAATTTCTTAGTAATTAATAAGCAATAAATATCTACATACACAAGTCTAAAAATAGATTGTTAATAAGTTTGAAAGAATTTGATTCAAAGCTGAAAACAATCTCAAATTTAATATAACTTAAAGGGGTTGCTTTGTAACTCGAATTGAAAATTAAACGTATGTAAAGAATTTCTTCTAACGAAAATATTGTAAAGTACATCATTGTAAAGTATGACATCTTTCCATTTAATGAACATTGTAATAagcatatatataaacattcttATAAAATGTACAATCATTTAGACTCTTAGATTCTAAGTTTTCATTAGGTTCAAGTATgcatttttttatcatttttcaagtttcattcGAGACACTGAGTAAGCCCCTTAATGTTTCTCAGAAAAGACAGGGCGCATTGATACGATAGTGCAATATATACTTGGGCGACgtagaaatttaaaagaaatggAATAAACTGCGTCGATAACGTGTAGAAAgaacaaaaaaatgaaataagatcaTGTAAAAATCTTGTAAAGCAATGTCAGTAAAAAGAAGCTAAGTCACATACAGATGTattgagcgaaagaaagaaGACTAAGGAAGAGGAGAAAAACGTATACTGTACTTTGTATATGTACctagagaaaaaaagagagcgagtgagagagaaaaaagagacaTAGAAAGTAATAGAGGAATAGGtcttattaaaaaagaaaaaagaaaaatagatgtaATTTACATTGTACATGTTACGTTGCCATTAAACTTTCATTATTTACGTAAGTGATGCTGAATTCCTTTGTTATATTTTTGTGAATCGTATCGTTCGAAGTCTGTAATATAACGGTTAGTTTTTTTAGTATTTCAAAAAAAATTATCTTGAATCATCTAGTTTGGACATCGTCTAATGTACAAAATAAGTCATGCATAAGGAAAATAAATGATACGTTTGGATTTGAATAATTTACTCTGACACTAATATTTATAAGTCTTTGAAATCTTAGATCCCTCTTCTTTTCTATCACCTTATATACACAATGTCCTAATAAAATCGATTCAAGATTGCTCATGACATTTACGTAAATAGAAAGATCACGTGTTTTACTTTTTACTCTGCGGGATTTGACAGGAAACGACCAAACGTTCGCAGTTAGATGTTTGAAGAAAACCTTGTTTGATAGAAACTCATAGATTCATAAATACTATCAAAATGGTTTTGAAAAAagaagtataatatttattcagtgtatattgttttatattgtaCTATTATGTATTGTGCAGTGTGTCAACATTTTGCCTTTGTATTTTTGCAAAGATTTCTTTAAAGCTTACTCCTTTAGGGTTTACtcctttattctttcttctcttgTTCTATTTCTTTCATACCGTTTACCATCTTCCCTTCTTGGTGCGTCCATGCTCTATCGACCTTCTGAACGCTCTTACCACGATCGAATCTCGCAATAATTGCGATTCCCAAGAATTGTTCGAAATCTCGTCATCTTCTCTGAACACAGTTATCCAGCACCGTGTTTTTCGCGCACGATCCACTCATTACTTAAGATTTATGGTCGACGTAGTGGTGGATTTATCGTAAAAAGGTATCATTTTACAGTGCCGTCATCGTCGTAAATCATCGCTCCTTACATTTCTATGAAAAGCTGACAACATTTAAAAGACCGGAATCTACTGAAACGGAACACCTTAATATAACTAAAAGAATAGCGACGAAGATGGTCGTTTCTATTTATCATAGCAATTTgagaattattttcaaatatagtCGATACAGAAAgttatatcaaatattaattttgtgtAATCATATCATTGTGAAaaattttctatataataaatatttttagacGCAATGTTACATTATATAGATTATAATTAACTTCCTATACGATATGCAACttaaaaattttctttatgAGAAATAGATTATAGGATTCGTTATAGGCCTTCTCAACTTAATTCGAAATTTAGAAATATGAAGAGATTCGGTTTTGGTATAACATACTAATAAGAGATAAATGAAACAAAAGCGAAGTGTATATCTTTCAAGTCATATTGGGTAGACAATTAAATACAGTAATGATTATAATCTACTATTACATCCAAAAATAGTTATTGTTTACAAAGCTTATGATAATTTGATTACAGAAAATTAATCTTCCAGACAACTGTTTTTCTACCTTATTGCCACAATAATGATTTTCTGCAATGTAGCGAACCAGGATATTAATAAATGCATTAATAATCGATCGTGGAATCCTCATAACTGTTAATCTAGCCAAAGATCGATAGAATAATGAGTCGTCTTCCTTGACAATGGCAATCTTACATCGACAATGAACAAAACAACCTTGACATTAACATTCTATTTCCTTCAGTTTTGTattcatttaattaaaaaagaaaaaagcaaaacAACATATCTACAAAGGCTTCGTAACACGGAACTGATTATCTTTATTATATTCGGTTTAATgactttgtagaaaattattagATTATCATTTCTGACATTATTGAAACCTATGAGACAccttgtatataacgttctcTAAAATCGAACATCTTTTGCATATGGTCACGAATATGCGCGTGTTTTTCTTATTTTGTTCCATTAAGTTAAAATGTCAAGGGAAGGTATATTACCATAAATATTAAGATTTTTGAATCCTATTTCTTCTTGAATAAATCTTCTGTTTATCCAGGTTTTGCAAAATTCCATTTGATTTGATTTACAAACAcagttttttttataaaaatgtcatACGAAAATTAATAGTTCttatttttgtttaatattttttaatgcttTAGCCTGAGATTGCAAAAGAGTGTGCAACTAGTACTTATATAGAAAAGTATAAAAGTTTCAACTTTTACTTCtccatatttcattatatataatgatatgTATAATTGACATcacatttaattaaaattcaaaataaatatatagaaatatatatgatATCTTCGATAATTTCTAATTCGTTCAATAAATTTCTGAATAAGATTGCAAAATACTATCTTTAAACTAATAGTAAGTTTCAATGCGGAGATTAAACAACACGTACGATGAACTCATGACTCGTTTGAAGCAAGTTAAATTTAGGTCCATACTCATCCCTTTCACTATATACAGATAATCCTATAATAATTAAGATGAATTTTACGA of the Bombus affinis isolate iyBomAffi1 chromosome 6, iyBomAffi1.2, whole genome shotgun sequence genome contains:
- the LOC126917645 gene encoding signal transducing adapter molecule 1 encodes the protein MGLFQNSSPFDADVEKATSEKNMSIEWGSMLDICDKVGTSTQNAKECLRSIVKRLYSPDPHIVMQALTLLDVCVINCGKTFHLEIASREFENDLRKLVNHSEPKIAEKMKVLLKKWAENDFKTDPQLNLIPSLYNKLKNEGYDFTSTSDTPKRISVLSKDPNVVTNSQEEEDIAKAIELSLKESKAHSQASSSHSSPASNKYTSLYPNVSSALGASSNSEGRKVRALYDFEAAEDNELTFFAGEIINILDDSDPNWWKGSNQNGEGLFPSNFVTADLSMEPEQFTKLEHSNKKMVQFAEEVEVKTVKREPEVVEVEIDERKMDRLLHLLHEADPQCDNSDPQEMIDLEEQVTAMGPLIDAALEKVDRRHAQLTQLSSDLVDALNLYHTLMREPPPPTPSNYTLPKMPPHINPYQFQNQGPPPPHIFNGVPPPHQTSFPVGGGPPGPYNATMPPNEYMGPASMPNMTLPQHFHVQPAGSHQHQPGGHPHGPPVPEQSNVPYSHQGYPPQTGTMPGPYGPPGPTGHPVSQQPQYAPPNGQHMM